One window of Triticum dicoccoides isolate Atlit2015 ecotype Zavitan chromosome 5A, WEW_v2.0, whole genome shotgun sequence genomic DNA carries:
- the LOC119301654 gene encoding low molecular mass early light-inducible protein HV90, chloroplastic-like, protein MATMMAMSSFAGAGAAVLPRGSASRFGAQSLPALGRRALVVRAQTGGPSAPPPNKPKASTSIWDALAFSGPAPERINGRLAMVGFVTALAVEAGRGDGLLSQLGSGTGQAWFAYSVAVLSVASLVPLLQGESAEGRAGIIMNANAELWNGRFAMLGLVALAATEIITGAPFINV, encoded by the exons ATGGCGACCATGATGGCCATGAGCTccttcgccggcgccggcgccgccgtcCTGCCGCGCGGCTCGGCTAGCCGTTTCGGTGCCCAGTCTCTTCCAGCGCTGGGCAGGCGCGCCCTCGTCGTCAGGGCACAGACCGGGGGCCCGAGCGCACCACCGCCAAACAAACCCAAG GCGAGCACCTCTATCTGGGACGCGCTGGCGTTCAGCGGCCCTGCACCGGAGCGCATTAATGGGCGCCTGGCCATGGTGGGTTTCGTGACGGCGCTCGCCGTGGAGGCAGGGCGCGGCGACGGGCTCCTTTCGCAGCTCGGCAGCGGCACCGGGCAGGCGTGGTTCGCCTACTCCGTGGCGGTGCTATCCGTAGCTTCTCTGGTGCCGCTGCTCCAAGGAGAGAGCGCCGAGGGCAGAGCCGGTATCATCATGAACGCCAACGCGGAGCTCTGGAACGGCCGCTTCGCCATGCTCGGACTCGTCGCTCTGGCGGCAACGGAGATCATCACTGGCGCGCCCTTCATCAACGTGTAA
- the LOC119301655 gene encoding low molecular mass early light-inducible protein HV90, chloroplastic-like: MATMMAMSSFAGAAVLPRGSAGRLGARSLPALGRRALVVRAQTEGPSAPPSNKPKASTSIWDALAFSGPAPERINGRLAMVGFVTALAVEAGRGDGLLSQLSSGTGQVWFAYSVAVLSVASLVPLLQGESAEGRAGTIMNANAELWNGRFAMLGLVALAATEIITGAPFINV, translated from the coding sequence ATGGCGACCATGATGGCCATGAGCTCATTCGCCGGTGCCGCCGTCCTGCCGCGCGGCTCGGCAGGCCGCCTCGGCGCCAGGTCTCTACCAGCGCTGGGCCGGCGCGCCCTCGTCGTCAGGGCCCAGACCGAGGGCCCCAGCGCACCACCGTCAAACAAACCCAAGGCGAGCACCTCGATCTGGGACGCGCTCGCATTCAGCGGCCCTGCGCCGGAGCGCATCAACGGACGCCTTGCCATGGTAGGCTTCGTGACGGCGCTTGCAGTGGAGGCAGGCCGCGGCGACGGGCTACTCTCGCAGCTCAGCAGCGGCACCGGGCAGGTGTGGTTCGCCTACTCTGTGGCGGTGCTGTCTGTGGCGTCGCTGGTGCCGCTGCTCCAGGGCGAGAGCGCCGAGGGCAGAGCCGGCACCATCATGAACGCAAACGCGGAGCTCTGGAACGGCCGCTTCGCCATGCTCGGCCTCGTCGCTCTGGCGGCGACCGAGATCATCACTGGCGCACCCTTCATCAACGTGTAA
- the LOC119299566 gene encoding uncharacterized protein LOC119299566, which produces MGQGCTPAAALTEMVAVPRPRPILRLDRLHLTPIRAAAARTPVPQPLPDELQLVADVRSPHNHIRVADVSPRAAGHPLAGARLLLLDGPGNIHSVSFPRRPYCPLTSTYFDVFATLPPLLPRPSLAVLGFGAGSAARALLHFYPDISVHGWELDPSVIAVARDFFSLAELERDHAGRLVIHVGDALEAEAVPGGFGGVLVDLFANGSVLPELQKADTWRQIGAMVAPGGRMMVNCGGGCVEAEEEGRDGEAVKDATLRAMVAAFGEGMVAVLSVDESWVAMTAPVARASEEAAAWKARLPQELGHYIDMWKPHNGNGDA; this is translated from the exons atgggccaaggatg TACCCCAGCCGCTGCCTTGACGGAGATGGTGGCTGTCCCACGCCCGAGACCCATCCTCCGTCTGGACCGTCTCCACCTCACCCCCATCCGCGCCGCCGCGGCAAGAACCCCCGTTCCCCAGCCCCTCCCCGACGAGCTCCAGCTCGTCGCCGACGTCCGCTCCCCGCACAACCACATCCGCGTCGCCGACGTCTCCCCGCGCGCTGCCGGCCACCCCCTCGCCggcgcgcgcctcctcctcctcgacggcCCGGGCAACATCCACTCCGTCTCCTTCCCTCGTCGCCCCTACTGCCCCCTCACTTCCACCTACTTCGACGTCTTCGCCACCCTCCCGCCTCTCCTCCCGCGCCCATCCCTCGCCGTCCTCGGCTTCGGCGCGGGCTCCGCCGCGCGCGCCCTCCTCCATTTCTACCCGGACATATCCGTCCATGGCTGGGAACTCGACCCCTCCGTCATCGCCGTCGCCCGGGACTTCTTCAGCCTCGCGGAGCTCGAAAGGGACCACGCCGGCAGGCTGGTCATCCACGTCGGCGACGCGCTGGAGGCCGAGGCCGTGCCGGGGGGCTTCGGCGGCGTGCTGGTGGATCTGTTCGCCAACGGGAGCGTGCTGCCGGAGCTCCAAAAGGCGGACACTTGGCGCCAGATAGGCGCGATGGTAGCGCCGGGAGGGAGGATGATGGTGAACTGCGGCGGGGGCTGcgtggaggcggaggaggaggggagAGACGGCGAGGCAGTGAAGGATGCGACGCTGCGGGCGATGGTGGCAGCGTTCGGGGAGGGAATGGTGGCGGTGCTGAGCGTGGATGAAAGTTGGGTGGCGATGACAGCGCCGGTGGCGCGGGcatcggaggaggcggcggcgtggaagGCTAGGCTGCCGCAGGAGCTGGGCCACTATATTGACATGTGGAAGCCGCACAATGGCAATGGTGATGCATGA
- the LOC119299565 gene encoding glutamate receptor 2.2-like: CNFTALDLLENYSVQVIIGPQTSSQAAFVSDLGNKTQVPVISFTATSPSLYSGSLPYFVRATLSDSTQVNSIASLIKAYGWRQVVPIYEETDYGRGVIPYLIDALQEIDARVPYRSVIPLSATTEQITQELYKLMTMQTRVFVVHMSPDLASILFTKAKEVGMMKKGFVWIMTDGLTNVIDSMDPSVMDAMNGVLGVKFYTPKSAELDNFTIRWNRRLQIDNPNDPPLKPTIFELWGYDTIWAVAQAVENLGIKNKTSFQKPAVARNMTSLGTSVYGPDLLKTILQYKFRGLSGHFDLSGRQLQASTFQIINVVGKGWQQIGFWTAENGISRRLYHGEAMPHHSGLASDLNPVIWPGKSTEIPRGWEAPVNGKKLRVGVHVSVYPQFMTSGKDPITGATKASGLSIDVFEEAVKRLPYALPYEYVAFGTTNDTSSGGYDDFIYQVYLKVITATGLQLPH, translated from the coding sequence TGCAACTTCACAGCTCTCGACCTGCTAGAGAATTACAGTGTCCAAGTTATCATAGGCCCTCAAACATCTTCACAAGCAGCATTTGTATCGGATCTCGGGAATAAAACTCAGGTCCCTGTCATCTCCTTCACAGCAACAAGCCCATCTCTTTACTCTGGCAGTCTTCCATATTTTGTTCGTGCAACATTGAGTGACTCTACACAAGTGAATAGCATTGCCTCCCTAATTAAGGCCTACGGGTGGAGACAGGTGGTGCCAATTTATGAAGAAACTGACTATGGTAGAGGTGTCATACCatatctcatcgacgccctccaagaaattgatgcCCGTGTTCCCTATCGGAGTGTGATCCCTCTGTCAGCAACTACTGAACAAATTACCCAAGAACTCTATAAGTTAATGACAATGCAAACAAGGGTCTTCGTGGTGCATATGTCACCTGATTTGGCGTCGATCCTCTTCACAAAGGCAAAAGAGGTTGGTATGATGAAGAAAGGATTCGTATGGATCATGACAGATGGACTAACCAATGTCATAGACTCCATGGACCCTTCTGTCATGGATGCAATGAATGGTGTTTTAGGTGTAAAATTTTATACTCCTAAATCAGCAGAACTGGATAACTTCACCATACGCTGGAACAGGAGATTACAGATTGATAACCCAAATGATCCACCACTGAAACCAACCATATTTGAACTCTGGGGCTATGATACTATATGGGCGGTAGCACAAGCAGTTGAAAACCTTGGTATTAAGAACAAAACATCATTTCAAAAACCAGCAGTTGCAAGAAATATGACAAGCTTGGGAACTTCTGTTTATGGACCGGATCTCCTAAAGACCATCTTGCAATACAAATTTAGAGGTTTGAGTGGTCATTTTGACCTTTCTGGCAGGCAGCTGCAAGCCTCTACATTTCAGATCATAAATGTAGTTGGTAAAGGGTGGCAACAAATTGGGTTTTGGACTGCAGAGAATGGTATTTCCCGGCGACTATATCACGGGGAAGCAATGCCACATCATTCAGGCTTAGCTTCTGACCTAAACCCCGTGATTTGGCCGGGAAAATCAACAGAGATACCGAGAGGGTGGGAAGCTCCTGTAAATGGGAAGAAGCTTCGAGTAGGAGTGCACGTAAGTGTATACCCACAATTTATGACAAGTGGAAAGGATCCAATCACAGGGGCAACTAAAGCAAGTGGCCTTTCAATTGATGTATTCGAAGAGGCAGTTAAAAGACTTCCCTATGCACTACCCTATGAATATGTAGCATTTGGCACTACAAATGACACAAGCAGTGGAGGTTATGATGATTTTATTTACCAAGTTTACCTTAAGGTAATAACCGCAACAGGGCTTCAACTTCCGCATTGA